Proteins from a single region of Corynebacterium pseudogenitalium:
- the hisI gene encoding phosphoribosyl-AMP cyclohydrolase gives MTELRPEDAVLDPAIAARLKKNDRGLVPAVVQAADTGEVLMMAWMDERALAYTLETRRGTYFSRSRNEYWVKGLTSGAAQEVREVRLDCDGDTLLVKVIQTDGACHTGDRTCFDADLLLEDI, from the coding sequence ATGACTGAACTACGACCAGAAGATGCCGTATTGGATCCTGCAATTGCTGCTCGGCTGAAGAAGAACGACCGCGGCCTGGTTCCCGCCGTGGTGCAGGCTGCTGACACCGGTGAGGTCCTCATGATGGCCTGGATGGATGAGCGGGCGCTGGCGTACACGCTGGAAACGCGACGAGGGACGTACTTCTCTCGCTCCCGTAACGAATACTGGGTAAAAGGGCTCACCAGTGGCGCTGCGCAAGAGGTCCGCGAGGTGCGCCTCGACTGCGACGGCGACACCTTGCTGGTGAAGGTGATCCAGACGGATGGTGCCTGTCATACGGGGGACCGTACGTGCTTCGATGCAGATCTGCTGTTGGAGGATATCTAG
- the hisF gene encoding imidazole glycerol phosphate synthase subunit HisF, which yields MSVAIRVIPCLDVDDGRVVKGVNFENLRDAGDPVELAQRYGLEGADELTFLDVTASREGRGTMLEVVRKTAEQVFIPLTVGGGVRSVEDVSELLRAGADKVSVNTAAIHRPELLRELSEKFGAQCIVLSVDARRVPNGGLPQPSGFEVTTHGGTRSAGLDAVEWARTGQDLGVGEILLNSMDGDGTKEGFDLELLEKVRAAVSIPVIASGGAGKAADFPPAVKAGADAVLAASIFHFGEVSIAEVKDALRNEGFEVR from the coding sequence TTGTCTGTTGCAATCCGTGTGATTCCTTGCCTCGACGTGGACGACGGGCGGGTAGTAAAAGGCGTAAATTTTGAAAACCTGCGGGACGCTGGTGATCCCGTAGAACTTGCTCAGCGGTATGGACTGGAAGGCGCTGATGAGCTTACGTTTTTGGACGTAACTGCGTCGCGTGAGGGCCGTGGAACGATGCTTGAGGTCGTCCGTAAGACCGCAGAGCAGGTATTTATCCCGCTGACCGTTGGCGGAGGCGTTCGAAGCGTCGAAGACGTCTCTGAGTTGCTGCGTGCTGGCGCGGACAAAGTCAGTGTGAATACAGCGGCGATTCACCGGCCAGAGCTACTGCGTGAGCTCAGCGAGAAGTTTGGAGCGCAGTGCATTGTCTTGTCTGTCGACGCGCGTCGCGTGCCGAATGGTGGGCTTCCGCAGCCGTCTGGGTTTGAAGTGACCACGCACGGTGGTACGCGTTCGGCTGGTCTCGACGCGGTGGAGTGGGCTCGCACTGGACAAGACCTGGGTGTGGGGGAAATCTTGCTGAACTCGATGGACGGAGATGGGACCAAGGAAGGGTTCGATCTCGAGCTGTTGGAGAAGGTTCGAGCAGCGGTAAGCATCCCGGTGATTGCTTCCGGTGGCGCTGGCAAGGCTGCAGACTTCCCGCCAGCAGTAAAAGCGGGCGCAGACGCCGTACTTGCGGCGTCGATCTTCCACTTCGGCGAAGTGAGCATCGCGGAAGTAAAGGATGCGCTTCGGAATGAGGGCTTTGAGGTTCGCTGA
- a CDS encoding inositol monophosphatase family protein, with protein sequence MRDLQAYRAIALEAVDEAAELFRTHIGAAPALFKGEGDFATEADLAIETLLRKRLTEATGIPVFGEEHGGDLNAEACWVLDPVDGTSNYSCGNPMCAILVALLIDGQPVVAVTDMPLLGHRMHAISGEPVVLDGDPLPALPQGVDPSTTAAQVGVATVGSDDRAAFPAEGRLAFVGELAATSLRPRMTGSVGVDLAFVASGVFQASVSFSPHVWDNAAGVLFGRCAGATVTDVYGQPWEMSSMGAVIGTNAAHATALATVQRCFESPDRQSASR encoded by the coding sequence GTGCGGGATCTGCAGGCATACCGAGCTATTGCGTTAGAGGCGGTCGATGAAGCCGCCGAGCTGTTTCGAACACATATCGGTGCAGCTCCAGCGCTCTTTAAGGGCGAAGGTGACTTTGCCACGGAAGCGGATCTCGCCATTGAAACGTTGCTGAGGAAACGCTTGACGGAAGCGACCGGTATCCCCGTGTTCGGGGAGGAACACGGCGGGGACCTCAACGCTGAGGCGTGCTGGGTGCTCGATCCTGTCGACGGCACCTCGAACTACTCGTGTGGCAACCCGATGTGCGCGATCTTGGTAGCGCTCCTTATCGACGGCCAACCGGTCGTCGCGGTGACCGACATGCCTTTGCTGGGGCACCGCATGCATGCGATCTCGGGTGAGCCCGTTGTGCTTGATGGCGACCCATTGCCTGCGCTCCCACAGGGCGTTGATCCTTCGACGACGGCCGCTCAGGTAGGCGTTGCAACCGTTGGTTCGGATGATCGCGCTGCGTTTCCAGCGGAAGGCCGATTGGCCTTCGTCGGTGAATTGGCTGCCACCTCACTGCGACCACGCATGACTGGCTCAGTGGGCGTGGACTTGGCGTTTGTGGCGTCGGGTGTGTTCCAGGCCAGCGTGAGTTTCTCCCCGCACGTGTGGGATAACGCGGCCGGTGTCTTGTTCGGTCGCTGCGCGGGCGCGACGGTGACTGACGTGTACGGGCAGCCATGGGAGATGTCGTCGATGGGGGCTGTCATTGGTACGAATGCTGCCCATGCGACTGCGCTCGCGACGGTCCAACGGTGCTTTGAAAGCCCTGATAGGCAGAGTGCTTCGCGGTAG
- the priA gene encoding bifunctional 1-(5-phosphoribosyl)-5-((5-phosphoribosylamino)methylideneamino)imidazole-4-carboxamide isomerase/phosphoribosylanthranilate isomerase PriA, which translates to MTFTLLPAVDVVEGQAVRLDQGEAGTEKSYGDPLEAARRWEEQGAQWLHFVDLDAAFGRGSNHELMADITAKLGIAVELTGGIRDDATLERALATGAKRVNIGTAALQDPEWTCKAIERYGDKIAIDIAVRETDGEWRTKGNGWTSDGGDLWEVLERFDAAGCSRFVVTDVSKDGTLAGPNVALLREVAAATDAQITASGGIATLDDVVEVARYTDEGIDSVIIGKALYEKRFTLSEALEAVAKVSKGE; encoded by the coding sequence ATGACTTTTACCTTGTTGCCTGCTGTTGATGTTGTTGAAGGTCAGGCCGTGCGGCTGGACCAGGGGGAAGCTGGGACGGAGAAGAGCTACGGGGATCCCCTGGAGGCTGCTCGTCGCTGGGAAGAGCAGGGGGCGCAGTGGCTGCACTTCGTGGATTTGGACGCCGCGTTTGGGCGTGGCTCGAACCATGAGTTGATGGCGGATATCACTGCGAAGCTGGGTATCGCTGTCGAGCTCACGGGTGGTATTCGTGACGACGCCACGTTGGAGCGGGCCCTTGCCACCGGAGCGAAGCGCGTCAATATTGGTACCGCGGCGCTACAGGATCCGGAGTGGACCTGTAAGGCAATTGAGCGCTACGGCGACAAGATCGCGATTGATATCGCGGTGCGTGAAACTGATGGTGAGTGGCGTACGAAGGGGAACGGCTGGACGTCCGACGGCGGTGATCTGTGGGAGGTTCTGGAGCGGTTCGATGCCGCTGGCTGCAGCCGTTTCGTGGTGACCGACGTGAGCAAGGACGGCACGCTAGCGGGGCCGAATGTTGCACTGTTGCGGGAGGTCGCCGCAGCGACGGACGCTCAGATTACTGCCTCGGGCGGAATCGCGACTCTCGACGACGTCGTAGAAGTGGCCCGGTATACCGATGAAGGGATCGACTCCGTCATTATCGGCAAGGCTCTCTACGAGAAGCGCTTCACGCTGAGTGAGGCGCTGGAGGCCGTCGCAAAGGTATCGAAGGGCGAGTAA
- the hisH gene encoding imidazole glycerol phosphate synthase subunit HisH produces MTANDMPQPHVALLDYGAGNIRSAQRALEQVGARVSVTADPAIAVEADGLLVPGVGAFDACMRGLQAMQGGRIIGQRLAGGRPVLGICVGMQILFEHGVEHGIDTAGLAEWPGTVEKLQAPVLPHMGWNTVDIVRGSRMFDGINIDERFYFVHSYGVREWTLKADEFIAPPLVHWSEHGGDKFVAAVENGPLWATQFHPEKSGDAGLHLLENWVKTL; encoded by the coding sequence ATGACTGCTAACGACATGCCACAACCCCATGTTGCGCTGCTCGACTACGGGGCAGGAAATATCCGATCCGCTCAGCGTGCGCTAGAACAAGTTGGCGCGCGCGTCAGCGTTACTGCCGATCCAGCGATCGCGGTGGAGGCTGACGGCCTGTTAGTGCCGGGGGTTGGCGCGTTTGATGCATGCATGCGTGGGTTGCAGGCGATGCAAGGGGGGCGCATCATCGGACAGCGTCTTGCAGGTGGTCGTCCTGTGCTGGGTATCTGCGTTGGTATGCAAATCCTTTTTGAGCATGGAGTCGAGCATGGCATTGATACCGCTGGATTAGCAGAGTGGCCGGGGACCGTTGAAAAGCTCCAGGCTCCTGTGCTTCCACACATGGGGTGGAACACCGTCGACATAGTTCGCGGCTCGCGCATGTTCGACGGCATTAATATAGACGAGCGCTTCTACTTCGTGCATTCGTACGGCGTTCGCGAATGGACACTGAAAGCGGATGAGTTCATTGCGCCGCCACTTGTGCACTGGTCGGAGCACGGTGGAGATAAGTTTGTGGCTGCCGTCGAAAATGGCCCGCTCTGGGCGACGCAGTTCCACCCCGAGAAGTCTGGTGACGCAGGACTTCATCTCCTGGAAAACTGGGTGAAGACTCTGTAG
- a CDS encoding MFS transporter produces the protein MKPVLLAVMAAFAAWAVLLPVIPTAVLDAGGTETLAGLTTGVFMLATVLTQMATPALLRKFGFGLIMGLSSLLLGVPAFAYALGMEAGTVLTVSAIRGVGFGALTVAEAAVVAELVPRRLLGRATGTLGIMVGLSQMVGLPTGLALVNVIGYNAVYYIAAGVGLISLVACMFIPAVPQADRDELSVAHVHVPMWRLVFVPGMALMFVTSAYGAITNFLPAAMRDLDPAKGAALGGVMLGVMNFASMLSRYAAGQVMDRKGYPGSILIPCQFIAAGGVFLIALILLLDLPVWWMALAALIYGVGFGAVQNEALTLMFYRLPRSKSSEASAIWNIAFDGGTGLGSTMYGMLLTMMMFTPMFGLAAAVILIGVVITLLDRQLGKHRVVEVNNLSVRLKNVQPPRLYRRNGR, from the coding sequence ATGAAGCCCGTCCTGCTCGCGGTGATGGCAGCGTTCGCCGCATGGGCGGTGCTGCTACCGGTGATTCCTACGGCGGTGCTCGATGCAGGAGGAACCGAAACGCTGGCCGGGCTTACCACCGGCGTGTTCATGCTCGCTACAGTGCTTACACAGATGGCGACACCTGCGCTGCTGCGCAAGTTCGGGTTTGGCCTGATTATGGGGCTGTCTTCCTTGCTCTTGGGTGTTCCGGCGTTCGCCTACGCGTTGGGAATGGAAGCTGGAACAGTGCTGACTGTGAGCGCGATCCGCGGTGTTGGGTTTGGCGCGCTGACGGTAGCGGAGGCAGCCGTCGTCGCTGAGTTGGTACCGCGTCGCTTGCTGGGGCGGGCGACCGGCACGCTGGGCATCATGGTGGGCTTGTCTCAGATGGTCGGCTTGCCGACGGGCCTCGCCCTGGTCAACGTCATTGGGTATAACGCGGTGTATTACATTGCAGCGGGCGTAGGCCTCATTTCATTGGTGGCATGCATGTTCATCCCAGCTGTGCCACAAGCAGACCGCGACGAGCTGAGCGTGGCGCACGTCCACGTACCGATGTGGCGGCTTGTGTTTGTTCCGGGCATGGCCTTGATGTTCGTCACCTCAGCGTATGGCGCAATTACTAACTTCCTTCCCGCGGCGATGCGCGATCTCGATCCGGCCAAGGGAGCGGCGCTTGGCGGTGTGATGCTGGGCGTGATGAACTTCGCTTCTATGTTGTCGCGGTACGCAGCGGGTCAGGTCATGGACCGCAAGGGATACCCAGGCAGCATTCTCATTCCGTGCCAGTTCATTGCTGCAGGTGGTGTCTTTCTCATCGCGCTCATTCTGCTTCTTGATCTGCCGGTGTGGTGGATGGCGTTGGCAGCGTTGATCTACGGTGTTGGATTCGGCGCGGTACAGAACGAGGCGCTCACCCTGATGTTCTATCGCTTGCCCCGTTCGAAGAGCTCTGAGGCCTCTGCGATTTGGAATATCGCATTCGACGGAGGAACAGGTCTGGGGTCGACGATGTACGGCATGTTGCTGACAATGATGATGTTTACTCCGATGTTTGGTTTGGCGGCGGCCGTGATCCTTATTGGCGTAGTTATTACGTTGCTGGATAGGCAGCTGGGCAAGCACCGTGTCGTCGAAGTTAATAACTTGTCCGTGCGGCTGAAAAATGTTCAGCCCCCGCGCCTTTATCGGCGGAACGGGCGCTAG
- the hisB gene encoding imidazoleglycerol-phosphate dehydratase HisB → MANRVGTAHRKTSESDITVSIDLDGTGVTDIDTGLPFFDHMLTAFGAHGAFDLTVKAKGDTEIDAHHTVEDTAITLGWALLDAIGDKRGIRRFGSMLLPMDETLVEAVVDLSGRPYFVMNGEPEHMDWQVIGGHYATVINRHFFETLAYNSRMTLHVNVRYGRDPHHITEAEFKAVARSLRAAVDADPKITGVPSTKGAL, encoded by the coding sequence ATGGCGAATAGGGTAGGGACCGCACACAGGAAGACGTCTGAATCCGACATCACTGTGTCCATCGATCTCGACGGCACAGGCGTGACTGACATTGACACCGGATTGCCGTTTTTCGATCACATGCTCACCGCATTCGGAGCCCACGGTGCTTTCGACCTCACGGTGAAGGCGAAAGGCGACACGGAGATCGATGCCCACCACACGGTGGAAGACACCGCCATCACGCTCGGGTGGGCGCTACTGGATGCGATCGGGGACAAGCGTGGCATCCGCCGCTTTGGCTCGATGCTGTTGCCGATGGACGAAACGCTCGTTGAGGCAGTTGTAGATCTGTCTGGGCGTCCGTACTTTGTGATGAACGGTGAGCCGGAGCATATGGATTGGCAGGTCATCGGCGGACACTACGCCACGGTGATAAACCGTCATTTCTTTGAGACGCTTGCGTATAACTCCCGAATGACCTTGCACGTGAATGTGCGCTATGGTCGCGATCCGCACCACATTACGGAAGCCGAATTCAAGGCTGTGGCCCGCAGTTTGCGAGCTGCAGTGGATGCAGACCCAAAGATTACGGGTGTGCCGTCGACAAAGGGTGCGTTGTAG
- a CDS encoding histidinol-phosphate transaminase, with product MSTDPSTIAKGVTLESLPLRDELQGKNPYGAPQLKVPVALNTNENPYPPSEALIQDLVAEVEAAARSLNRYPERDAVLLREDLAAYVSKQTGVQVSKDNIWAANGSNEILQQLLQAFGGPGRSAMGFVPSYSMHPILAAGTQTEFIPIDRNESFDIDVQQAVQAVEKHAPDVIFITTPNNPTGGETALEDIEKIVQAAPGIVIIDEAYAEFSDSPSATTLLATYPEKLVVSRTMSKAFDFAGARLGYFVAAPAFIDAVMLVRLPYHLSVLSQVAARVALKHAGDTLATVDKLAQERVRVQAALEEMGYKVVPSSSNFIFFGPFGDATSTHAAWQQFLDCGVLIRDVGVAGHLRVTVGLDSENDAFLEAARKVLHGE from the coding sequence ATGTCTACTGATCCCTCGACGATCGCGAAGGGCGTCACGCTCGAATCGCTACCACTTCGCGACGAGCTGCAAGGAAAGAACCCATACGGCGCCCCACAGTTGAAAGTGCCTGTCGCGCTGAACACCAACGAGAATCCGTACCCGCCCTCTGAGGCGTTGATTCAGGACCTGGTTGCCGAGGTTGAAGCAGCGGCACGGTCGCTCAACCGCTACCCAGAGCGCGACGCCGTGTTGCTTCGGGAAGACTTGGCTGCATACGTGTCGAAGCAGACGGGCGTCCAGGTCAGCAAAGACAACATTTGGGCCGCAAACGGTTCGAACGAGATTTTGCAGCAGCTGTTGCAAGCTTTCGGTGGCCCCGGACGCAGTGCCATGGGGTTCGTGCCTAGCTACTCGATGCACCCAATCCTTGCGGCGGGAACGCAAACCGAGTTTATCCCGATTGATCGCAACGAATCTTTCGATATCGATGTGCAGCAGGCCGTGCAGGCCGTCGAAAAGCACGCGCCGGACGTCATCTTTATCACTACGCCGAACAATCCAACTGGCGGTGAGACTGCACTCGAAGACATCGAAAAGATTGTTCAGGCTGCACCTGGCATCGTGATTATTGACGAGGCGTACGCTGAGTTCTCGGATTCCCCGTCCGCAACGACGCTGCTGGCAACGTATCCAGAGAAGCTCGTTGTGTCGCGCACGATGTCGAAGGCGTTCGATTTCGCAGGCGCGCGCCTAGGGTACTTCGTTGCAGCACCGGCGTTTATCGACGCCGTCATGCTGGTTCGCTTGCCGTACCACCTCTCGGTGCTCTCCCAGGTCGCTGCACGCGTGGCGCTGAAGCACGCCGGGGACACGCTCGCGACGGTTGACAAGTTGGCGCAGGAGCGCGTGCGCGTGCAAGCAGCGCTGGAAGAGATGGGCTACAAGGTTGTGCCGAGCTCGTCGAATTTCATCTTCTTCGGCCCGTTTGGCGACGCCACTTCGACCCATGCAGCGTGGCAGCAGTTCCTCGACTGTGGCGTACTCATTCGTGACGTTGGCGTCGCAGGTCACCTGCGAGTGACGGTTGGACTTGATAGCGAAAACGATGCCTTCCTAGAGGCAGCAAGAAAGGTACTTCATGGCGAATAG
- the hisD gene encoding histidinol dehydrogenase, which yields MLRVTDLRGTTPTTAELRRALPRGGVDVHAVLPAVTPIVEEVRVGGAEKALEYGEKFDGIRPTSVRVPSEVIKEAVDKLDPALRSALEVAIERIRKVHAEQKPQPHTTTLANGATVTETFIPVSRVGLYVPGGKAVYPSSVLMNVIPAQEAGTDSMVVCTPPQEEFGGWPHPTTLAACALLGVDEVWAVGGAQAIALLAYGDDAHGLEPVDMVTGPGNIYVAAAKRVVNGTVGIDAEAGPSEIAVIADDSANAEYVALDLISQAEHDEQAASVLITDSEALAQEVGQLVEQRSKETLNAERASTALGGKQSGIILVDDIEKAVAVADVYAAEHLEVHTRDARAVAERVRNAGAIFVGPYSPVPLGDYAAGSNHVLPTSGTARFNPGLSTLTFLKPVNLIEYDKAALAEIAEDIMVLAAEEQLPAHGESIKARGNGAK from the coding sequence ATGCTGAGAGTTACCGACCTCCGGGGGACAACCCCAACGACCGCCGAACTTCGCAGGGCACTGCCACGTGGTGGCGTTGATGTCCATGCCGTGCTTCCCGCAGTTACGCCGATCGTTGAAGAGGTTCGCGTAGGCGGTGCCGAAAAGGCACTCGAATACGGAGAGAAGTTCGACGGGATCCGTCCAACATCCGTGCGGGTGCCGTCGGAGGTGATCAAAGAGGCCGTCGACAAGCTTGATCCTGCGCTGCGCTCCGCGCTTGAAGTCGCGATCGAGCGGATTCGCAAGGTACATGCTGAGCAGAAGCCGCAGCCACACACTACGACGCTTGCGAATGGCGCAACTGTCACCGAGACATTTATTCCTGTTTCGCGCGTGGGACTTTATGTTCCAGGTGGAAAGGCAGTGTACCCCTCGAGCGTGCTCATGAACGTGATTCCTGCGCAGGAGGCGGGGACGGACAGCATGGTGGTCTGCACTCCTCCTCAGGAGGAGTTCGGCGGCTGGCCGCACCCAACGACGCTCGCCGCGTGCGCGCTGCTCGGCGTCGATGAAGTGTGGGCAGTCGGTGGTGCCCAGGCGATTGCATTGCTGGCGTACGGCGATGATGCCCACGGCCTGGAACCAGTTGATATGGTGACCGGACCGGGGAACATCTACGTTGCTGCCGCGAAGCGCGTAGTCAACGGCACGGTGGGCATTGACGCGGAGGCCGGCCCAAGCGAGATCGCGGTTATCGCCGATGATAGCGCGAATGCGGAATACGTGGCGCTCGATCTGATTTCGCAGGCAGAGCACGACGAGCAAGCAGCTAGTGTGCTTATCACCGACTCAGAGGCCCTGGCGCAGGAAGTCGGCCAACTCGTTGAGCAGCGCTCGAAGGAAACGCTCAACGCTGAGCGCGCCTCTACTGCGCTGGGCGGTAAGCAGTCCGGCATCATCCTGGTCGATGATATTGAGAAGGCTGTCGCAGTCGCAGACGTTTACGCAGCAGAGCACCTGGAGGTGCACACGCGCGATGCTCGCGCGGTTGCGGAGCGAGTTCGAAACGCGGGCGCAATTTTCGTCGGGCCATACTCACCGGTCCCACTCGGTGACTATGCGGCTGGCTCGAACCACGTCTTGCCGACATCCGGGACGGCGCGCTTCAACCCCGGCCTGTCCACCCTGACGTTCCTGAAGCCTGTCAATCTCATCGAGTACGACAAGGCAGCGTTGGCGGAGATCGCTGAGGACATCATGGTGCTGGCTGCGGAAGAGCAGCTTCCTGCACACGGTGAATCCATTAAGGCACGAGGAAACGGAGCTAAGTAA
- a CDS encoding TetR family transcriptional regulator, with protein MHLSVDQITITAMDLLRSYGLADVSMRRIAKELDVAPSALYWHVASKQDLVARLAEHIVAPLTTPSSPAASTSEAARMLRNCLLSIRDGAEVTVTAVGNPESPIHSQLQRFFITSLAMEIEGASTPQLRATADALLHLILGSAFVQQTESQLVAATNASETLPQSQTIERDDSFAFSVDLIIRGLQAGC; from the coding sequence ATGCACCTGTCCGTGGATCAGATCACGATCACTGCGATGGATTTACTCAGGTCATATGGCTTAGCCGATGTGTCAATGCGCAGGATCGCCAAGGAGCTCGACGTCGCACCGTCAGCGCTGTATTGGCATGTGGCAAGCAAACAGGACCTTGTGGCTCGCCTGGCAGAGCACATCGTTGCGCCGCTCACAACCCCCTCCTCACCAGCCGCATCCACGAGTGAAGCAGCCAGAATGCTCCGTAACTGCCTGCTCAGCATTCGAGATGGCGCTGAGGTGACGGTCACAGCAGTAGGCAATCCGGAGTCTCCGATACACTCCCAACTCCAGCGCTTTTTCATCACATCATTGGCTATGGAAATCGAAGGGGCGTCGACACCTCAGCTCCGCGCAACCGCCGATGCTCTCCTACACCTGATCCTTGGCAGTGCCTTCGTCCAGCAAACTGAATCCCAGCTGGTAGCGGCTACGAATGCAAGCGAAACGTTGCCACAATCACAGACCATTGAGAGGGACGACTCGTTCGCATTTTCCGTCGATCTCATCATTCGGGGGCTGCAAGCGGGCTGCTGA
- the glgX gene encoding glycogen debranching protein GlgX, with product MIQSSTSPKPANDIVVWPGSPYPLGSTYDGAGTNFTLFSGVAEKVELCLIDDEGAETRIELEEVDNHVWHAYLPGITPGQRYGYRVHGPWDPANGKRCDANKLLVDPYARAFDGEFSQHSSLFSYDINADAPGTGRNEEDSLGHTMLSVVINPFFDWGDDRAPRIPDEETVIYECHVKGMTQTHPDVPENLRGTYAGMAHPAVVNYLKDLGVTSVELLPVHQFLQDGRLRDLGLRNYWGYNTFGFFAPENNYAAAAQPSDAVAEFKGMVRAYHEAGMEVILDVVYNHTAEGNHLGPTIAFRGIDNEAYYRLVNNDKSHYMDYTGTGNSFNVRDPHSLQLIMDSLRYWVTEMHVDGFRFDLASTLAREFSDVDRLATFFDLVQQDPVVSQVKLIAEPWDVGEGGYQVGNFPALWSEWNGKYRDTMRDFWRGEPATLGEFASRLTGSSDLYQHNDRRPTASINFITAHDGFTLNDLVSYNHKHNEANGEDNRDGESHNRSWNCGVEGPTDDPEVNQLRAQQRRNFLTTLLLSQGTPMISHGDELARTQGGNNNVYCQDNEIAWMDWTQLDDSEQLHEFTKRLIAIRKAHPVFRRRRFLEGGALGADVVDREIAWLVPSGELMTQSDWDFAFGKALMVYFNGDAIAEPDARGQRVRDDSFILMFNAHYEDIEFTLLPQEFGSSWEVLIDTTEQLGYPASTLTIGASETTVVPARSTVVLKQVGAPVREDA from the coding sequence ATGATTCAAAGCTCTACTTCCCCAAAGCCCGCGAACGATATCGTCGTGTGGCCTGGTTCCCCATACCCGCTAGGTTCTACCTATGACGGTGCCGGAACAAACTTCACGCTCTTTTCAGGAGTTGCGGAGAAGGTTGAACTTTGCCTTATCGACGACGAAGGCGCCGAAACTCGCATCGAACTTGAAGAGGTAGACAACCACGTGTGGCACGCCTACCTTCCAGGAATTACACCTGGACAGCGCTACGGCTACCGCGTCCATGGTCCGTGGGATCCAGCGAACGGCAAGCGCTGCGACGCGAACAAGTTGCTCGTCGACCCCTACGCGCGCGCTTTCGACGGCGAGTTCTCACAGCATTCTTCGCTGTTTTCCTATGACATCAACGCAGACGCTCCCGGAACGGGCCGCAACGAAGAAGACTCGCTGGGCCATACGATGCTCTCTGTCGTCATCAACCCGTTCTTCGACTGGGGCGATGACCGCGCACCACGCATCCCGGATGAGGAAACCGTCATCTACGAATGCCACGTCAAAGGCATGACCCAGACGCACCCTGACGTACCCGAAAACCTCCGCGGCACCTACGCAGGCATGGCACACCCAGCAGTGGTCAATTACCTCAAGGATCTGGGTGTGACGTCTGTCGAGCTCCTGCCTGTCCACCAGTTCTTGCAGGATGGGCGTCTGCGCGACCTTGGTCTGCGTAACTACTGGGGTTACAACACCTTTGGCTTCTTTGCCCCCGAGAACAACTACGCAGCTGCTGCACAGCCGAGCGACGCCGTCGCCGAGTTCAAGGGCATGGTGCGGGCGTACCACGAAGCAGGCATGGAGGTCATCCTTGACGTCGTGTACAACCACACTGCTGAAGGCAACCACCTCGGCCCCACCATTGCTTTCCGCGGCATCGACAATGAGGCCTATTACCGCCTCGTGAACAACGACAAGTCCCACTACATGGACTACACAGGCACCGGAAACTCCTTCAACGTGCGCGACCCTCACTCGCTGCAGCTCATCATGGACTCTTTGCGTTACTGGGTCACCGAGATGCACGTCGATGGTTTCCGTTTCGATCTAGCTTCGACCCTTGCGCGTGAGTTCTCTGACGTCGATCGTCTGGCAACGTTCTTCGACCTGGTCCAGCAGGACCCGGTTGTATCCCAGGTCAAGCTGATCGCCGAGCCGTGGGATGTCGGCGAGGGCGGCTACCAAGTTGGTAACTTCCCTGCGCTGTGGAGCGAGTGGAATGGTAAGTACCGCGACACAATGCGCGACTTCTGGCGTGGTGAACCAGCGACACTTGGTGAGTTCGCATCGCGGCTGACCGGTTCTTCGGACCTGTACCAGCACAACGATCGCCGCCCGACTGCGTCAATTAATTTCATCACTGCACACGACGGCTTCACGCTCAATGACTTGGTTTCCTACAACCACAAGCACAACGAAGCGAACGGCGAAGACAATCGCGACGGTGAAAGCCATAACCGTTCCTGGAACTGTGGCGTCGAGGGCCCGACGGATGACCCCGAGGTGAATCAGTTGCGCGCCCAGCAGCGTCGCAACTTCTTGACGACGCTCCTGCTCTCCCAAGGCACGCCCATGATCTCTCATGGAGACGAGCTGGCACGTACCCAGGGTGGCAACAACAACGTCTATTGCCAGGACAACGAGATTGCGTGGATGGACTGGACACAGCTCGACGACAGCGAGCAGCTGCACGAATTCACAAAGCGCCTGATCGCGATCCGCAAGGCTCACCCGGTCTTCCGCAGGCGTCGGTTCTTGGAAGGCGGTGCGCTTGGCGCGGATGTGGTCGACCGCGAGATTGCTTGGCTAGTTCCTTCCGGCGAACTCATGACGCAGTCCGACTGGGACTTCGCCTTCGGCAAGGCCTTGATGGTGTACTTCAACGGCGACGCTATCGCCGAGCCGGATGCTCGCGGTCAGCGTGTGCGAGATGATTCGTTCATTCTGATGTTCAACGCCCACTACGAAGACATCGAATTCACGCTTCTGCCACAGGAGTTCGGATCAAGCTGGGAGGTGCTCATCGATACAACTGAGCAACTTGGCTACCCGGCGAGCACGCTGACAATCGGCGCCTCGGAGACCACAGTCGTCCCGGCGCGCTCTACCGTTGTGCTGAAGCAGGTAGGTGCCCCGGTTCGCGAGGACGCCTAA